Proteins encoded by one window of Synechococcus sp. WH 7805:
- the rpsG gene encoding 30S ribosomal protein S7, which produces MSRRNAAVKRPVLPDPQFNNRLATMLVARLMKHGKKSTAQRILSDAFGLIGERTGGDPIELFETAVKNATPLVEVRARRVGGATYQVPMEVRQERGTAMALRWLVSFSRARNGRSMAQKLAGELMDAANEAGSAVRKREETHKMAEANKAFAHYRY; this is translated from the coding sequence ATGTCACGCCGTAATGCCGCCGTCAAGCGTCCGGTTCTGCCGGATCCCCAGTTCAACAACCGCCTGGCAACAATGCTCGTGGCCAGGCTCATGAAGCACGGCAAGAAGTCCACGGCGCAACGCATTCTTTCCGATGCCTTCGGCCTGATCGGAGAGCGCACTGGTGGTGATCCCATTGAACTGTTCGAAACAGCCGTCAAAAACGCCACCCCCCTTGTGGAGGTGAGAGCACGACGCGTGGGCGGTGCCACGTACCAGGTACCGATGGAGGTGCGTCAAGAACGGGGGACAGCCATGGCCCTTCGCTGGCTGGTGAGTTTTTCCCGTGCGCGCAACGGTCGCAGCATGGCCCAGAAGCTGGCTGGTGAATTGATGGATGCGGCCAATGAGGCAGGCAGCGCCGTGCGCAAGCGCGAAGAGACTCACAAAATGGCCGAAGCCAACAAGGCCTTCGCCCACTACCGCTACTGA
- the fusA gene encoding elongation factor G, with translation MARAFPLERVRNIGIAAHIDAGKTTTTERILFYSGVVHKIGEVHDGAAVTDWMAQERERGITITAAAISTSWNDHRINIIDTPGHVDFTIEVERSMRVLDGVIAVFCAVGGVQPQSETVWRQADRYSVPRMVFVNKMDRTGADFLKVHAQIKDRLKANAAPIQLPIGAEGDLSGIIDLVENKAHIYKDDLGQNIEITDVPDDMKDQVAEWRNYLMEAVAETDEALIEKFLETGELSVEELKAGIRKGVLKHGLVPVLCGSAFKNKGVQLVLDAVVDYLPAPIDVPPIQGVLPNGEEAVRPSDDKAPFSALAFKVMADPYGKLTFVRMYSGVLQKGSYVMNSTKDSKERISRLVVLKADDREEVDELRAGDLGAVLGLKATTTGDTLCSAEDPIVLETLFVPEPVISVAVEPKTKGDMEKLSKALVSLAEEDPTFRVNTDQETGQTVIAGMGELHLEILVDRMLREFKVEANIGAPQVSYRETIRASSRGEGKFSRQTGGKGQYGHVVIEMEPGEPESGFEFVNKIVGGVVPKEYIKPSEMGMKETCESGVIAGYPLIDVKVTMVDGSYHDVDSSEMAFKIAGSMAFKDAVKKCNPVLLEPMMKVEVEVPEDFLGSIIGDLSSRRGQVEGQAIDDGTSKVSAKVPLAEMFGYATELRSMTQGRGIFSMEFSHYEDVPRNVAEAIISKNQGNS, from the coding sequence GTGGCTCGCGCCTTTCCCCTGGAACGCGTCAGAAATATCGGTATTGCCGCTCACATTGATGCTGGCAAAACCACTACCACCGAACGGATCCTGTTTTATTCAGGTGTGGTCCACAAGATCGGTGAGGTGCACGATGGCGCCGCAGTAACCGACTGGATGGCCCAAGAACGGGAACGTGGTATCACGATCACTGCAGCTGCGATTTCCACGAGCTGGAACGATCACCGCATCAATATCATCGACACCCCTGGGCACGTCGACTTCACCATTGAAGTGGAGCGCTCCATGCGCGTGCTGGATGGTGTGATTGCAGTGTTCTGTGCTGTAGGAGGCGTCCAGCCTCAATCGGAAACCGTATGGCGCCAAGCCGATCGCTATTCCGTTCCCAGGATGGTGTTCGTGAACAAGATGGACCGCACTGGTGCGGACTTCCTCAAGGTTCATGCTCAGATCAAGGATCGACTTAAAGCCAATGCAGCCCCAATCCAACTCCCTATTGGTGCTGAGGGTGATCTGAGCGGAATTATCGACCTAGTCGAGAACAAGGCCCACATCTACAAGGACGATCTGGGTCAGAACATCGAGATCACGGATGTTCCCGACGACATGAAGGATCAGGTCGCCGAGTGGCGCAACTATCTGATGGAGGCCGTCGCCGAGACCGACGAAGCGCTGATCGAGAAGTTCCTCGAAACAGGCGAACTCAGCGTCGAGGAACTCAAAGCTGGCATCCGTAAGGGCGTGCTCAAGCATGGCTTGGTGCCGGTTCTGTGTGGCTCAGCCTTTAAGAACAAGGGTGTGCAGTTGGTGCTCGATGCTGTTGTCGACTACCTTCCGGCTCCGATTGATGTACCGCCGATTCAGGGTGTACTTCCCAACGGAGAAGAAGCGGTTCGTCCTTCCGATGACAAGGCACCCTTTAGTGCACTTGCCTTCAAGGTGATGGCTGACCCTTACGGCAAGCTCACCTTCGTTCGGATGTATTCCGGTGTGCTGCAAAAGGGCAGCTACGTCATGAACTCCACGAAAGATTCCAAGGAGCGAATTTCCCGTCTGGTGGTGTTGAAAGCAGACGACCGTGAAGAGGTCGACGAGCTGCGCGCCGGCGACCTTGGTGCTGTGCTTGGCCTCAAGGCCACCACCACTGGAGACACCCTTTGCTCTGCTGAAGATCCGATTGTCCTTGAGACCCTGTTCGTTCCTGAACCGGTGATTTCCGTGGCCGTGGAGCCCAAGACCAAGGGCGACATGGAGAAACTCTCCAAGGCACTGGTTTCTCTAGCCGAGGAAGACCCCACCTTCCGCGTAAACACTGACCAAGAAACCGGTCAGACCGTGATTGCCGGCATGGGAGAGCTTCACCTAGAGATCTTGGTGGACCGGATGCTCCGTGAATTCAAGGTCGAAGCGAACATCGGTGCACCTCAGGTGTCCTACCGGGAAACCATCCGCGCGTCCTCACGAGGCGAAGGCAAGTTCTCCAGGCAGACTGGAGGTAAAGGTCAGTACGGTCATGTGGTGATCGAGATGGAACCCGGTGAGCCGGAATCCGGATTCGAATTCGTCAACAAGATCGTCGGTGGTGTTGTTCCCAAGGAATACATCAAGCCCTCCGAAATGGGCATGAAAGAGACCTGCGAATCAGGCGTGATTGCCGGGTATCCGCTGATCGACGTGAAAGTCACGATGGTCGACGGTTCATATCACGATGTGGACTCGTCCGAAATGGCCTTCAAGATCGCAGGATCCATGGCCTTCAAAGATGCAGTCAAGAAGTGCAACCCTGTACTTCTTGAACCGATGATGAAGGTCGAGGTCGAGGTTCCCGAGGATTTCCTTGGCTCGATCATCGGCGACCTGTCCTCCCGTCGAGGACAGGTTGAAGGTCAGGCAATTGACGATGGAACGTCGAAAGTCTCGGCCAAGGTGCCCCTGGCCGAGATGTTCGGCTACGCCACCGAGCTCCGATCCATGACCCAGGGTCGGGGTATTTTCTCGATGGAATTCAGCCACTATGAGGATGTTCCTCGCAACGTGGCAGAGGCCATCATCTCCAAGAATCAGGGCAATTCCTGA
- a CDS encoding phosphodiester glycosidase family protein, giving the protein MPIPFPPPPPVAEVRQVDQSIGSRIKIGEISQKSAWLWIGRDGMSPKQLWLPLDVLTGRLGFRRTTTASGEQLEWFGRDQLLNDLETRTLEDEVAVDAWPWFRAIGVSVQRRDTTLDLSLESPRIMAIRQGRGSTAGRVVLDLSAPALIQRDEQGLVVSVKSNRSQTNLLRQLGLSPQRFQEALRLKHRDGDLDFFTLKAPWRIVMDGTQRRSVSKGGTRASPFVAARFTPEIQTAIRKGLILDMRVVQVGVKPLRIYRAGLPLGNESLLLRPLAPLKAQTGLRFLNQLAQPVNSLAAINGGFFNRVRQLPLGAVRLDGVWLSGPILNRGAVGWDGPGPLLFDRLRLDQEMRVNGGRRWGLGFLNSGYVQRGLSRYTRAWGPIYRSLSGEELAILIRDGRVTDQFSKTELARGVPLPEGASLVVARARAPLPAKPGDEVAIRLKVSSPVGERRQVMAGGPLLLKEGQVVLRGRQEGFSSGFLGQAAPRTVVGQDPKHRWMLTLEGLSGSDPTLLETTLALQQLGLSDALNLDGGSSTTMLIANRTVMTGRGVPPRIQNGLGWIKP; this is encoded by the coding sequence ATGCCCATACCGTTTCCTCCGCCACCTCCTGTCGCCGAAGTGCGACAAGTGGATCAGAGCATCGGCAGCAGAATCAAGATTGGAGAGATTTCCCAGAAAAGCGCCTGGTTGTGGATTGGGAGAGACGGAATGTCTCCCAAACAACTCTGGCTGCCCTTAGACGTCCTGACCGGCCGCCTTGGATTCCGCAGAACAACAACGGCTTCAGGCGAGCAACTCGAATGGTTCGGACGTGATCAACTCCTGAATGATCTCGAGACCCGCACCCTCGAGGACGAGGTGGCGGTGGATGCTTGGCCCTGGTTCCGCGCCATCGGCGTCTCAGTGCAACGACGGGACACCACCCTCGACCTCTCTCTGGAATCACCGAGGATCATGGCGATCCGTCAAGGCCGTGGAAGTACAGCTGGCCGCGTGGTACTTGACCTTTCAGCTCCGGCACTGATCCAGCGCGATGAGCAGGGACTGGTTGTGAGTGTGAAGAGCAACCGATCCCAAACCAATCTTTTACGCCAGCTGGGCCTGTCCCCGCAGAGGTTTCAAGAGGCCCTACGACTGAAGCACCGGGATGGAGATCTCGACTTTTTCACGCTCAAAGCCCCCTGGCGCATCGTCATGGACGGGACCCAGCGCCGATCGGTTTCCAAGGGGGGAACGCGCGCCTCGCCTTTTGTGGCAGCGCGTTTCACCCCCGAGATCCAGACCGCAATCCGCAAGGGTCTGATCCTGGACATGCGGGTCGTGCAGGTCGGGGTCAAGCCCCTGCGGATCTATCGCGCAGGATTGCCTCTGGGCAACGAAAGCCTCCTGCTGCGTCCACTGGCCCCACTCAAGGCTCAGACCGGGCTTCGATTCCTCAACCAACTCGCCCAGCCAGTGAACTCACTCGCCGCCATCAACGGCGGCTTCTTCAACAGAGTGCGTCAACTGCCTTTAGGAGCTGTACGCCTCGATGGGGTCTGGCTTTCAGGTCCGATTCTCAACCGTGGAGCCGTGGGCTGGGATGGACCAGGCCCGCTTCTGTTTGACCGGCTTCGCCTCGATCAAGAGATGCGCGTGAACGGTGGACGTCGCTGGGGACTTGGATTTCTGAACAGCGGCTACGTGCAGCGGGGCTTAAGCCGGTACACCCGGGCTTGGGGCCCTATCTATCGCTCTTTGAGTGGAGAGGAACTAGCGATCCTGATCCGCGACGGGCGGGTCACTGATCAGTTTTCTAAGACTGAACTCGCTCGCGGAGTCCCACTTCCAGAGGGTGCATCCCTCGTCGTGGCCCGTGCCAGAGCGCCCCTGCCGGCCAAGCCCGGAGACGAGGTTGCAATTCGTCTAAAGGTGTCGAGCCCAGTGGGAGAACGCCGTCAGGTCATGGCTGGCGGCCCTCTGCTGCTGAAGGAAGGACAGGTGGTGTTAAGAGGTCGACAGGAAGGATTCAGCTCCGGGTTTCTCGGGCAAGCCGCGCCACGGACCGTGGTGGGGCAAGACCCCAAGCATCGCTGGATGCTGACTCTCGAAGGACTAAGCGGCAGCGATCCAACCTTGCTCGAAACCACGCTGGCCCTGCAGCAACTGGGCCTGAGCGACGCTCTCAATCTCGATGGTGGAAGCTCCACCACCATGCTGATCGCCAACAGAACCGTGATGACAGGACGAGGAGTACCGCCGAGGATTCAGAACGGTTTGGGGTGGATCAAACCCTGA
- the rpsL gene encoding 30S ribosomal protein S12, producing the protein MPTIQQLIRTERQSSKAKTKSPALKSCPERRGVCTRVYTSTPKKPNSALRKVARVRLTSGFEVTAYIGGIGHNLQEHSVVLIRGGRVKDLPGVRYHIIRGTLDTAGVKDRRQSRSKYGAKTPKE; encoded by the coding sequence ATGCCAACCATCCAGCAACTGATCCGCACCGAGCGCCAAAGCTCTAAAGCGAAGACCAAATCACCCGCGCTCAAATCCTGTCCTGAGCGTCGCGGAGTCTGCACCCGTGTGTATACCTCCACCCCAAAGAAGCCGAATTCTGCACTTCGCAAAGTGGCGCGTGTTCGCCTCACATCTGGCTTTGAAGTAACGGCCTACATCGGAGGCATCGGTCACAACCTTCAGGAGCACTCGGTTGTGTTGATCCGCGGAGGCCGCGTCAAAGACCTGCCAGGAGTTCGCTACCACATCATCCGTGGAACGCTCGACACTGCCGGCGTGAAGGATCGCCGTCAGTCCAGGTCCAAATACGGCGCCAAGACGCCTAAGGAGTGA